ACAAATAAGAAACCTCGTAGCTCAGGCTCTGTAAAACTTGGATATGGAGTTGAAGATATAGATATAGAGTCGTGTATTAAAGACGCTTCTAATAAAACAATTTCTCATTTGAATTATTCATCTATTAAAACTGATAAATATTTAATATGTTTTTCCCCAGAGTCTTTTTTAACGATCATTAATGCCTTTAGTTCAATGTTTAATGCTAGAAGCATTTTAGATGGAGTTAGCTTATCTAATAAAAATTCACTTGGAGAGAAACTATCTACAGAAGCACTTAATATTTATGATGATGGTCTTCACGAAAAGAATATTTCTTCATCACCATTTGATGGAGAGGGAACTCCTACCAAAAGACTATGTTTAATTAACAAAGGGAGACTTGAAAATTTTATACATTCTGAATCAACTGCAAGAATATTTAAAACAATGCCCACAGGCCACGCTGGACTAGGATCAAAAGTCTCAGTATCTCCTGATTGGATAGTAGTTGAGAAATCAGAGGAAAACTCAGATCTAAAAATATCATTAGATCACTCTACTTATGAGGGAGAATTTGTTTATATTGAAGAATTAAATGCAATCCATGCAGGTGTCAGAGCAAGTCAAGGTTCATTCTCACTTCCATTTGATGGATGGCTCTATAAAAACGGTAAAAAAATCTCAATAGAATCTGCAACTGTAGCGGGGGATATCAAATATCTTTTGAAGAATATAGTAAATATTGAATCAAACCAGGAAGTAACAACAAGTGGAATTTCTCCACATATATGGGTAGATGAATTATCAATAACTGGTGACGCGTGAGAATTATATTCTGGGGAACACCTGAATATTCAATTGCGAGCCTTGATATTTTTATTAAATCTAAGCACGAGTTAATTGGAGTAGTTAGCCAACCCGATAAGAAAAGATCTAGGGGAAATAAATTAATATCCTCACCTGTTAAAAGTTTTGCCGAGCAAGAATCTATAAAAATTTATACTCCAGCAAAAATCAGGGACAATATACATTTTATAAATGAACTTAAATCACTATCTTGTGATCTATTTATTGTTATAGCTTACGGAAAAATATTACCCAAAGAGATATTGGAAATCCCAAAATTTGGATGTTGGAACGCACACGCTTCATTACTTCCAAGATGGCGTGGTGCAGCCCCAATCCAATGGTCACTAATAAAAGGCGATGAATTTACTGGTGTAGGAATTATGAAAATGAATGAGGGACTAGATACTGGCGACTTATTATTGGAAGAAAAAATTAAAATTGGTAATGAAGATAATTTAAATACACTATCAGAAAAACTAAGTATTTTATCTGCAAAATTATTTTTAAATGCCACGTCACTACTCGAAGAAAATATTTATAAAAATACTAATTCTCAATTAACAAAACAAAATTCCCTAGGAAGAGAAATTACTTACGCAAGAATGATTGAAAAATCAGACTTTAGAGTTGATTGGGGTAATGAGGCAATTGAAATTTCTCAAAAAATAAGAGGATTATACCCACGAGCAAATACAACTTTTAGAGGTAAGAACCTAAAAATACTTAAAATCAAAGTTTTGAGTAGTGATGAAATTAAAAATGAAAAATACGTTTTCATGAGCAATTATTCAAGACCAGGTATTATTCTTGCTGTAATAGAAAATGAAGGAATAATAATTTCAACTAAAACTGATCCGATTATTTTGTTAGAAGCAAAACTTGAAGGCAAAAACATTTCTAGTAAAAAGCAATTGATACAACAGTTAAAGCCAACAGTAGGTGAATATCTCTCAGATTAAGATTTAGATTCTTTTTTAGAGAATCCCCAAATGAAAGCAAAAAGAATCAAAAAATAAAAATAATAGTCTGGAAGAATAGATTCTTTAATTAACGTATTTAGTAAAAGTTTAATCCCCACTATTAAAATTGCTACGTAACCGGCTCTTTCTAATCTAGAAAATATATCCAGAAGTTTTAGAAAAATCCCCGATGTAAACCTTAAGGCTAATACTCCAATTACTGCTCCAAATATAATTAATATGTATTGATCACTGATTGCTACTGCAGTAGTAATACTATCTATGGAAAAAGCAAAATCAGTAATTGAAAGAAGTGCTACAACCCTTAAGAACCTAAAATTATTTTTATTATTATCTGTCCCATTTTCAGTGTTTTCTATATCTGAATTTAAAAAAACATTTGAAAAGAATAAGTATATTAAATAAAAACCAGCAAAAACTCTAATAAGAATAAACTTTAGAAGAACATTAGATAATATGATCAGAATAATTCTAAATAATAAAGATATTGTTATGCCAATATTTAAGGCTCTTGACCTTAATTCTGAACTGTCGAGTGATTTAGTGAGAGAAGCTAATGCGACAGCATTATCTGCGGATAATAATAATTCTAGAGAAATTAATATTGGTAAAAGTGTAAAGATTTCGTACCAACTATCTACCTGATCTAGTGTGGGTATAAAAGAATTTATTGCAGCTGAATCCATCAAATATTATTCACAATCAGTATAAAATCTAATATAATAGATCGGATATTTGTAATCAAGATTGATAGCTATAAATGAGTTTAAATACTTTAGTTGATTATATTTCGAACTCACAAATTACTTCTGAATTAATAAAAAGAATTTCAAAAAATAATGAATTAAATTTTGTTGGTTCAAGTAGATATGCGAAATCAATAATCTTAGATAGCATCGCAAAAAAAGAGGGAAAAAATATATTATTAATTTCTCCTAATGTAGAAATTGCCTACAAATGGATTGGTTATTTTGAAAGTATAAATGATAAAGCAGTCTTATATTATCCTCCAACAGAACATTTACCATACTCATCAATTAATAAATCCAAAGAGATTGAATTTAGTCAGCTTACTGTTTTATCGAAATTAATAAAAAAAAAGAAAAACGAACTTAATATTGTTATATCAACAGAGAGATCACTTCAACCTCATCTAATAAATAAAAAATTATTAATTGAAAACAAGTTAAATTTGCAAAAAGGGGTTCAAATCGAGATTCAAGAATTAGCAAATAAACTTACTTTGCTTGGTTATACGAAGGATAATGTAACTTCAACAGAGGGATTCTGGAGCAGGAGAGGGGAAATAATAGATATTTATCCTGTCAATAATGAGTTTCCAATAAGATTAGAATTTTTTGATAATGTAATTGAGAAGATAAGAGAATATGATCCTAATACACAGAAAACATTAGAAAGTATCAATAATATTGAAATAATACAGGCTGGATTTGATTTGCTAATTAAAGATAAGTTAAATAATTTTTCTAAGAACGGTATTTTTAATTCAGAAGATATAAATAAAAATAATCTTGATCGTTATTTAGGAATCATTGAAAAACAACCCTCCAATATAATAGATTTTATTGATAGGGAAACAATTCTTGTAATTGATGAATTAGAAGATTGTACGAAATTTGCAAATAACTGGTATCTAGATTCAGAAAGTAATTTTTATAATTGTGAGTATGAATTAAATGAGAACCTTAAAAATAATGATATTAATTTAGAGGTCAAACCAAATTTACATTTAAAGTTTGACGAAATATTAAATTCACTAGGAAATTTTAATTTGATAAAATTTTATGAATTTGAATCTAAAGTCAATATTGATAATAAGTTTTTGTTAAATGATAAAAGAATAAATTCATACTCTAAAAATATAGGAAAATTATCCAATGATATAAATAAAAATATAAAAAATAATGAAAAAGTATGGATATTATCAGCACAGCCATTGAGAACTAGGACTTTACTTTTTGAGCACGAATGTAATACAAACTTCTTAAACAACCCTAATGATATTGATGAAGCATTTAAGTCAATTAATAATTCCACTCCTTTAATTTTAAAAAATAAGAACAATTATGAAATCGAGGGTTTTTATCTTCCGATATGGAAAGTTGTCCTTATAACAGATAAAGAATTATTTTCACAACAATCTCTTTTTAATAATGTATTTATAAGAAGAAAGAAAAGAAGTGTAAATTCAAATATAAATTTAAATAAGATTAGTCCCGGTGATTTTATAGTTCATAAAAATCATGGAATAGGAAAATTTTTAAAAATAGAAAAAATAAATATAACTGGAGATTCAAGAGATTATTTAGTCATTCAGTATCAGGATGGGAAGATAAGTGTTGCCGCCGATCAACTTAGTAGTGTTAACAGATATAGATCAAGCGGAAAAATAAAGCCAAAAATAAATAAATTAGGAGGGACGGAATGGGAAAGAATAAAAGATAAAAATAAGAAACAAATCAAAAAAGTTGCTGTGGATATTTTAAAACTTTATGCAAAGAGAGAAAAATTAAAGGGGTACATTTATCCAGAAGATGGTCCTTGGCAAGATGAATTAGAGGAATCATTCCCTTATCAACCAACACCTGATCAAATTACTGCTGTAGAAGAAATAAAGTCTGATATGGAAAGCGACAAGCCAATGGACAGGCTGGTTTGTGGAGATGTAGGATTTGGTAAAACAGAAGTCGCTGTTCGGGCTATTTTTAAGGCTATTACATCAGGCAAACAGGTAATATTACTAGCACCCACAACAATACTAGCTCAGCAACATTGGAGAACAATAAACAATAGATTTTCACCTTACCCAATAAAAGTATCATTACTCAATAGATTCAAAACCGTTAATGAAAGAAAGGAAATCTATGCAGGCTTGAAAAATAACAAAATTGATTTAGTTGTAGCTACGCACCAAATTTTAGGAAAAGAAATAGAAATTAAAAACTTAGGACTACTTGTTATTGATGAAGAACAAAGATTTGGAGTAAGGCAAAAAGAAAAAATTAAAAAAATCAAAGCCAACATAGACGTTTTAACTCTCTCGGCAACTCCAATCCCAAGGACTCTTTATATGAGCTTATCTGGACTAAGACAAATGAGCTTACTTAATACTCCTCCTCCATCACGAAGATCAATAAAAACATATTTATCTGAAATAGATATGGATGTTATAAGAACTGCCATTAATCAAGAACTTGATAGGGGAGGTCAGATTTTTTATGTTCTTCCAAGAATTTCAGATATTGATCAAGCTGTAAACAAATTAAAAAATATGTTTCCAAGCTTAAAATTTATTGTTGCTCATGGGCAAATGAACGAAACAGAGCTTGAAAATGCAATGATTGCCTTTAATAATGGAGAAGTAGATCTAATGATATGCACAACGATAATTGAAAGTGGATTAGACATTCCTAAAGTAAATACAATCATAATTGAAGATTCTCACAAATTTGGGCTTTCACAACTTTATCAACTTAGAGGAAGAGTTGGTAGAAGCGGTGTACAAGCACATGCTTGGTTATTTTATCCAAATCTAAATAAAATTAATGACGCTGCAAAACAGAGATTGAAAGCTATAAAAGACTTTTCAGAACTAGGAAGTGGATACCAACTTGCAATGAAAGATATGGAAATAAGAGGTGTTGGGAGTTTACTTGGAGAAGAACAAAGTGGAAAGGTTAATGCTATTGGATATGATTTATATATAGAAATGCTCCATGAGGCTATTTCAGAAATCAGTGGGCAAGAAATACCAGAAGTTAACGATACTCAAATTGATCTACCAATAAATGCATTTATACCTGCAACGTGGATATTAAACAGAGAAGAGAAGCTTGAGGCATACAAATCTGCTACTGAATGTTCAAATAATGATGAATTAACTGAATTAGCTACAGATTGGGTGAATAGATATGGAAACTTACCAAAACCTGTTGAGTCTTTAATTATGATAATGAGACTAAAATTACTAGCTAAAAAATGTGGTTTTAATAAGATCAAGCTCAAAAAGCCAAACATCTTGATAGAAACAAAATTAAAAAATTCTACTTTTAAAATTCTTAAAAATTCTTTGGCAAGTAGTGTTCAAAATAAATTTCATTTTGATGAAGGAGAACAATTATCAATAATAACGATAAGGGGTTTAGGAGTAACTGAAATTCAATACCAAATTGATCAACTAATGTTATGGTTTGGGTCTTTTGAAAGAGAAATAAAGAATTTCGATAAAGAACCTCTTATGAAAAAAGAATAAATTATTAAATAATTATTTAAAATCCGCGAATGAGTTCGATTTCGGTTAGGTTTATAAAAATTTATTTTTTTTATGGGTGAATATATAGACGTCGGAATCCAAAACTCGATTTTACCCTTATCAATTATTCTTTCATCAATTGTACTTGGCATATTTGCATTATTTGGAGAAGAAACAGAAAATGATGATGATGATTCTGATTCAGGAAGCGGTGGCCTAATGCAACCTATTTAAATTTATTTATAAATAATTTGTTTTGACTTTCTCTTAGAGATTCTAAATAACCTATAAAAAGAACCAATAATTAAAATAAGAGCTGTAAATAAAGAGGCAAAAATAAAAATCACTAAAAATATTTCATAGAGATAAGAAAAGAGATCAATTAATAATAAAAAAGATTTATTAAATGTCGAAGGTAGATTTTGTAACAGCAAATTTTTATTAGGAATTAAATAATTTATATAAACTAATAAAATACTCAAAATAAACAAAAAGAAAGATTCTGTAAATAGTCTCCTTTTAGATTTTCTTCTTAAATTTAATTTTTTTTTAAAAATATATTTTTCAGATTTAATATTCAAATTTGGAATGTTTAAATCAGCCATAGATCAAAGCTCAAAGCTCAAAGCTCAAAGCTCAAAGCTCAAAGAATAAATTTGAATAAATCTGAAAAGAAATTAACCTATAGTATCGTGTTTGTATTTAAGATGCTAATTGATCTTTATTCAGGATTTATTTAGTTCTTTTTTTTCTATATTTTCAAAAGGACTATAAAAATAAATAAAAGAAGAAGAAAATAGAATTAAAGAGCAAATTGCAATAAACGGTGGAATAAAGAAATTGAAAAATTTAAATTTTTTATTTAACCCAAATCTTGATTTTTTTGGAATTTTAGAGATTATATCAGTTTTTTTTATTCTTACTTTTGGCGATTCATTTAACTGATCAAAACAATTTATGGTATCTGAAAGCAATGAATTGCCAATCTTTAAAACTAAAGGCTTAACATTTGGTTTAGAGCTCTTTAGAACAATATTATGTATGTGAAGATTATCGGCTTTTATATCGATTAACTTAGACTCATATATTGGGATTTCGTTTTTGATTAAAAGATTTGAATAAATATAAAAAGCATCCATGATAGGTCCTAAATGTTCGATTTTTCCTTCAATAAGTGGTTTATTAACTAGGTTTAATTTCCATTGAGAAATTATGGATATTTGATCTTTATTTTCATTATTGGAATAATCTGGCAATCCGATTATTTCGAGACTTGCTGAAGATTGATGAAAAGACAATTTATTTTGCATCACATTAAAAATCGTATAAAAAATTCTTCAACTTTTGATAACCCTGATTTGAAATGCAAAAAGATAGAATAAGTAAAGATTTTATGATAATCTCATCATTTTCAGCTTGATTTAAAAGCTTTTTCACTCGCATACTATCTATATTAAATCTCTCTTTAATCAACTCAATAAATCTCTTATTAAAATCACTCCAAATATCTGAATCCTCTTCAATATCTTCTTTAGATTTCAGTATCTCTCTGATATAAGGATATAAATATTTAGACATTTCAACTGTAATTCTAATTAAGGCATCAAATTCGTTAGGTTTAATATTGTTAGTAACATAAGATTTTCTCAATGGATTATTGTTCCTTAATTTCCAAATAGTCACTTTATTTGGTAAAACATTATTTAAATGAAGTCTATTTGATAAGGAGTAAAGGGACTGAATACCATTTAAGTCAATAGTTTCTAGTATTAATAACAATAAATCAAGCTTCTCTATAGATTTTCTTGATACCTGATTTGCTCTAGTTAAAACTGTAATTGTTCTCGATTAGGGTATGGGCAGATTATAACAGAATTATTATTCCATTTTTTGAAATAAAAATGAATATAACTTATCTAGTTCTTCTATAGTTAGCATTCCATAACTCCATAATAATATTGGTAATGGAGTGTTATTTTTTATAGATAATTTTATACCAAGTTCAATAGTAGATTCATCTAAACCTAATACATTAAATAAATAAATTATCATTTCTCTAGGTACATAATTATTCATGAATTCTATTTAATACTTGAGTAAATGAGAGATTTAGTCATTTGATTTAAAACTAATTTTCTTGTAAAAAGAAATTTATTTAAAAGAAAAAATGAAAATTTCCTAATTGGAAATAAAAAAATGCTTCTATTAGCAAAAATTGATATTAATGAGTCAGTTATAAAAATAGTGACAATAATATCTAAAATCCTGCTTGAAAAATACTTGAATTTAAATAATATCAATTGCATTTTAGTAATAGCATTATTTTTATTAAAAAGATCATAAATAGTATTAACATCTCTCCAACAAGTATTTAGACCCTGACCACCAACAGGATGAAATGTATGAAATGCATCTCCTACAAAAACTAATTTTTTAAAATTTAAAACTGGTAAATTTAAGGATAATGAAACAGGAAAAATATTAAATTCGCCAATTATTTGGTCCAACTTAAATTTATCTGGCAAGATTGTTGATAAATTATCCATTAAAAAATTCTTGTCAAAATTTAACCTTTCAATTGCCTTAAATGTACTGGAAGTCCAAATTACTTGATATAAGTTTTTTTCTAAAGGTAATAACGCAAGTGGGCCTTCTTTTCTAAAAATTTCATAAGCACGCTTTTCACAATGACCTCTAAGTGAAACTTTAAAAGTTAAACAAGATTGACTATAAGATTTTTTTATATCAATAAAATCTAAGAATTTTTTATCAAGTGAGTTTGCTCCTGTTGAAAAGAATTGATAATCAAATGATATTTTTTTACGCAACAATCTCTGTGGTGTCATAAAAAAAATATTTTCATAATTATCTATCTCTTGAAAAAATACGTTCATAAGATCCGAATGTTTAACTACCCAGCCAATATTTTCAGCAGAACTTATATCATCATCTAAGTCAGAAGTTGATAAATTAGCAAAAGCAGAAGTTACGCTGTCT
This region of Prochlorococcus sp. MIT 0604 genomic DNA includes:
- a CDS encoding TldD/PmbA family protein, producing the protein MNSKEITTQISEAADSLSLKKWDYGASFSNDYSVQVDKGEAKQLKASQKQILTIRVWNESNLVGITTTSDISESGIKKALNQANIASDFGNKNERTEFSPLAKDPIEVKDSKKRNPVGIKKLLTLLREAEVKLLESHDSIKSVPYNGLSESFYERVYANSDGAFRSYTKSQAVLYLYARAEETNKKPRSSGSVKLGYGVEDIDIESCIKDASNKTISHLNYSSIKTDKYLICFSPESFLTIINAFSSMFNARSILDGVSLSNKNSLGEKLSTEALNIYDDGLHEKNISSSPFDGEGTPTKRLCLINKGRLENFIHSESTARIFKTMPTGHAGLGSKVSVSPDWIVVEKSEENSDLKISLDHSTYEGEFVYIEELNAIHAGVRASQGSFSLPFDGWLYKNGKKISIESATVAGDIKYLLKNIVNIESNQEVTTSGISPHIWVDELSITGDA
- the fmt gene encoding methionyl-tRNA formyltransferase; this translates as MRIIFWGTPEYSIASLDIFIKSKHELIGVVSQPDKKRSRGNKLISSPVKSFAEQESIKIYTPAKIRDNIHFINELKSLSCDLFIVIAYGKILPKEILEIPKFGCWNAHASLLPRWRGAAPIQWSLIKGDEFTGVGIMKMNEGLDTGDLLLEEKIKIGNEDNLNTLSEKLSILSAKLFLNATSLLEENIYKNTNSQLTKQNSLGREITYARMIEKSDFRVDWGNEAIEISQKIRGLYPRANTTFRGKNLKILKIKVLSSDEIKNEKYVFMSNYSRPGIILAVIENEGIIISTKTDPIILLEAKLEGKNISSKKQLIQQLKPTVGEYLSD
- a CDS encoding membrane protein, whose protein sequence is MDSAAINSFIPTLDQVDSWYEIFTLLPILISLELLLSADNAVALASLTKSLDSSELRSRALNIGITISLLFRIILIILSNVLLKFILIRVFAGFYLIYLFFSNVFLNSDIENTENGTDNNKNNFRFLRVVALLSITDFAFSIDSITTAVAISDQYILIIFGAVIGVLALRFTSGIFLKLLDIFSRLERAGYVAILIVGIKLLLNTLIKESILPDYYFYFLILFAFIWGFSKKESKS
- the mfd gene encoding transcription-repair coupling factor, encoding MSLNTLVDYISNSQITSELIKRISKNNELNFVGSSRYAKSIILDSIAKKEGKNILLISPNVEIAYKWIGYFESINDKAVLYYPPTEHLPYSSINKSKEIEFSQLTVLSKLIKKKKNELNIVISTERSLQPHLINKKLLIENKLNLQKGVQIEIQELANKLTLLGYTKDNVTSTEGFWSRRGEIIDIYPVNNEFPIRLEFFDNVIEKIREYDPNTQKTLESINNIEIIQAGFDLLIKDKLNNFSKNGIFNSEDINKNNLDRYLGIIEKQPSNIIDFIDRETILVIDELEDCTKFANNWYLDSESNFYNCEYELNENLKNNDINLEVKPNLHLKFDEILNSLGNFNLIKFYEFESKVNIDNKFLLNDKRINSYSKNIGKLSNDINKNIKNNEKVWILSAQPLRTRTLLFEHECNTNFLNNPNDIDEAFKSINNSTPLILKNKNNYEIEGFYLPIWKVVLITDKELFSQQSLFNNVFIRRKKRSVNSNINLNKISPGDFIVHKNHGIGKFLKIEKINITGDSRDYLVIQYQDGKISVAADQLSSVNRYRSSGKIKPKINKLGGTEWERIKDKNKKQIKKVAVDILKLYAKREKLKGYIYPEDGPWQDELEESFPYQPTPDQITAVEEIKSDMESDKPMDRLVCGDVGFGKTEVAVRAIFKAITSGKQVILLAPTTILAQQHWRTINNRFSPYPIKVSLLNRFKTVNERKEIYAGLKNNKIDLVVATHQILGKEIEIKNLGLLVIDEEQRFGVRQKEKIKKIKANIDVLTLSATPIPRTLYMSLSGLRQMSLLNTPPPSRRSIKTYLSEIDMDVIRTAINQELDRGGQIFYVLPRISDIDQAVNKLKNMFPSLKFIVAHGQMNETELENAMIAFNNGEVDLMICTTIIESGLDIPKVNTIIIEDSHKFGLSQLYQLRGRVGRSGVQAHAWLFYPNLNKINDAAKQRLKAIKDFSELGSGYQLAMKDMEIRGVGSLLGEEQSGKVNAIGYDLYIEMLHEAISEISGQEIPEVNDTQIDLPINAFIPATWILNREEKLEAYKSATECSNNDELTELATDWVNRYGNLPKPVESLIMIMRLKLLAKKCGFNKIKLKKPNILIETKLKNSTFKILKNSLASSVQNKFHFDEGEQLSIITIRGLGVTEIQYQIDQLMLWFGSFEREIKNFDKEPLMKKE
- a CDS encoding DUF4335 domain-containing protein — translated: MQNKLSFHQSSASLEIIGLPDYSNNENKDQISIISQWKLNLVNKPLIEGKIEHLGPIMDAFYIYSNLLIKNEIPIYESKLIDIKADNLHIHNIVLKSSKPNVKPLVLKIGNSLLSDTINCFDQLNESPKVRIKKTDIISKIPKKSRFGLNKKFKFFNFFIPPFIAICSLILFSSSFIYFYSPFENIEKKELNKS
- a CDS encoding DUF3038 domain-containing protein, which produces MTVLTRANQVSRKSIEKLDLLLLILETIDLNGIQSLYSLSNRLHLNNVLPNKVTIWKLRNNNPLRKSYVTNNIKPNEFDALIRITVEMSKYLYPYIREILKSKEDIEEDSDIWSDFNKRFIELIKERFNIDSMRVKKLLNQAENDEIIIKSLLILSFCISNQGYQKLKNFLYDF
- a CDS encoding DUF2949 domain-containing protein; the encoded protein is MNNYVPREMIIYLFNVLGLDESTIELGIKLSIKNNTPLPILLWSYGMLTIEELDKLYSFLFQKME
- a CDS encoding FAD-dependent monooxygenase, with amino-acid sequence MKNKFNFKVVGSGPTGLLLSIALSKFNCNIFLTDLLTKDRLIDKDKTYAITHSTRKILSKFRLWGKLEPFLFGFDTLSISDSVTSAFANLSTSDLDDDISSAENIGWVVKHSDLMNVFFQEIDNYENIFFMTPQRLLRKKISFDYQFFSTGANSLDKKFLDFIDIKKSYSQSCLTFKVSLRGHCEKRAYEIFRKEGPLALLPLEKNLYQVIWTSSTFKAIERLNFDKNFLMDNLSTILPDKFKLDQIIGEFNIFPVSLSLNLPVLNFKKLVFVGDAFHTFHPVGGQGLNTCWRDVNTIYDLFNKNNAITKMQLILFKFKYFSSRILDIIVTIFITDSLISIFANRSIFLFPIRKFSFFLLNKFLFTRKLVLNQMTKSLIYSSIK